The sequence GTTCTAAGTTTCATATAAACCTCCGGGTCTAGTAATATTTTTAACTGAGCAGGACCCTTTCGGGATGCCGTCAATAAACCCTGATGAATATATAACACGAGGATTAATTGAACCTTAAATCTCTGATATTATTGAAATCCGAATTTAAAATATGACAGGAAGAGGTCGTCATCTATGCGGTTTTCAATCAAAAAAAAATTCCGACTCCTGGTAATCCTGCTGGTATTCCTTCCCATGATAATTACCAGTTTTCTTTTAGTGTCTCTGTTTAAAGAGAAAATTCTTGAACAATTCTGGAACGAGCAGACCGATCTCCTAAAGTCCATCGGTTATAATACCATTGAGAAAAGGATCGAGATCATAGAAAAGCTGCTTCTTGAATATGAAGGGGACAGACGGTTAAGGGAACTTTCTTCCAATTCCATATCGACACTCGGGGCCGAGTGGAACTATCTGTCCCGGATACTATCCTTGAATACCCGGATCTATTATGGCAATGAGGATAAACAGTTTTTTATAAGTCCTGATCAGGGAATGAGTCTGCTCTATGATCCGACATTAACCCTCTGGTACAGGCAGGGACAGGAATCAAAGGGCATTTTCTGGACGATTCCCTACAGATCAGAAAAGAACTCAGAAGTCACCCTGACTGCTGCTATTCCGATCAGGGATATGGATGGGGAATTTCTTGGAGTTCTGGGAGTGGATACTCTATTGAAAGACTTTTTCATCGGTATTAAAGATGAGGCTCTGAAGGAGAATTCCCGGATTCTGGCATTGCAGGAGGGTAATCGGGTCATCAATTTTTACAGAAAAACTTTCGAACCTGTAGAGTACGGATCTCTCTACAATTGGCAGGAACTTCTGGATGCCCCCATGGGACGGAAGCTTATTCATTTGGAGGGAACGGGATATTACGCTTTTTCTGTTTCTCTCGACCGGCTTGATATTTCCCTGATATCCCTGATTCCGGAATCTGACATTAATAAGGAGATAATTCCATTTCTTCTCATAGCTGGTTGTGTCGTGCTCATCTGTACTCTTCTTATGATGGGGGGAATCTATATTGTATCACTGCAGGTTGTTCGGAATATTGAAAGTATGAACCGCTATATGAGTGATGTTGCAGGAGGTAAGTACGAGCTGCAAAACTGTATAAGAAGCAAGGATGAGTTTTCCATAATGAACGGTAATATGAACCTTATGGTAGATTCCCTGGCTCGTAATATCATACATCTGGAGGATATGAACAGGCAGAAGGAGGATCTTATCAACCTGCGGACTACCCTGATTCATATCATCAGTCACAATGCCTCAACGCCCATTACGGTTTTATTCAATTGCAGTATGGAACTTCTGGAGGAGAATTCCAGGGAGGACTTCAGGCAGATGGTTACCGCCGCGGGAAACCTTAAAACATTGATGGAGAACACAATGGCATATCTCAAGCTGGAAGAGGGGGTGGCTCTCAGCCAGAACCAATTGGTTAATCTCAATGATATAACTGAACTGACCTGCCGCATGTACCTACCCCTGGCTCTAAATAAGCGCCTGTTTA comes from Oceanispirochaeta sp. M1 and encodes:
- a CDS encoding ATP-binding protein, with the protein product MRFSIKKKFRLLVILLVFLPMIITSFLLVSLFKEKILEQFWNEQTDLLKSIGYNTIEKRIEIIEKLLLEYEGDRRLRELSSNSISTLGAEWNYLSRILSLNTRIYYGNEDKQFFISPDQGMSLLYDPTLTLWYRQGQESKGIFWTIPYRSEKNSEVTLTAAIPIRDMDGEFLGVLGVDTLLKDFFIGIKDEALKENSRILALQEGNRVINFYRKTFEPVEYGSLYNWQELLDAPMGRKLIHLEGTGYYAFSVSLDRLDISLISLIPESDINKEIIPFLLIAGCVVLICTLLMMGGIYIVSLQVVRNIESMNRYMSDVAGGKYELQNCIRSKDEFSIMNGNMNLMVDSLARNIIHLEDMNRQKEDLINLRTTLIHIISHNASTPITVLFNCSMELLEENSREDFRQMVTAAGNLKTLMENTMAYLKLEEGVALSQNQLVNLNDITELTCRMYLPLALNKRLFIDVDMEEELTVEGNYFLIKTVLENLFDNAIKYSLPDGIIRIWSRHEGDSLVWCITDNGPGFSEKDRENLYSKFRKLSARPTGGENSTGLGLYLVKELMSSFGGEVILEENAGEVGACFTLRFPLYGGPKTYGEPDKERRSLLSVKV